In Thamnophis elegans isolate rThaEle1 chromosome 4, rThaEle1.pri, whole genome shotgun sequence, the following proteins share a genomic window:
- the LOC116507794 gene encoding galectin-9-like, which translates to MTSCSLLFGPVFVDGNLFLEFKHRIPLSRVDTIGISGELDVVSISFQGLNPSAYHIVQCFQPQLYSLPYQATIIGGFCPSKPIIVSGSVFPSAQRFHINLKAENDTAFHLNPRFDQNVIVRNSKLNMSWGSEERDLPFGMPLMRGQPFIIWIQCEEHCFKVAVNGQHQFDYKHRICNLLQINLLEVDGDVKLTNIQA; encoded by the exons ATGACAAGTTGCTCCCTTCTGTTTGGGCCAGTTTTCGTCGATGGAAATCTGTTTTTGGAATTCAAACACAGAATCCCTCTTTCCCGGGTAGATACCATCGGAATTTCAGGAGAACTAGATGTTGTCTCGATCAGCTTCCAAGGGCTAAAT CCAAGTGCCTATCACATTGTACAATGCTTTCAGCCACAACTTTAT TCTCTCCCTTACCAAGCTACCATCATTGGGGGCTTTTGCCCATCCAAACCAATAATAGTTTCAGGCTCTGTGTTCCCTTCTGCTCAGAG GTTCCACATCAATCTGAAAGCAGAGAACGATACTGCATTCCATCTCAACCCACGGTTTGATCAGAACGTGATTGTTCGAAACTCTAAACTCAACATGAGCTGGGGGTCAGAGGAGCGAGACCTGCCTTTTGGGATGCCTCTGATGCGTGGCCAACCCTTTATT aTCTGGATTCAGTGTGAAGAACACTGCTTTAAGGTGGCTGTGAATGGACAACATCAGTTTGACTACAAGCATCGCATATGTAACCTGCTTCAGATAAATCTGCTCGAAGTGGACGGTGATGTAAAGTTGACCAACATCCAAGCTTAG